In Streptomyces sp. SID8374, one genomic interval encodes:
- a CDS encoding uridine kinase, translating to MNSHRTAPVHHSPSSWQQPCPQPASAERTALVKTLASRILTLAPDRLLVGVDGFTAAGKTSFGHELGAEIAKSGRPVLRATLDDFKNPWKDRHLYDRESGEGYYRNAYAYETAKRLLLDPARSPGSTSCALCSIDPLTQQDHSARMTPLTPDSVLIVDGVFAFRPEIDAYWDFRIWLDVDAELSVSRGAERDQNWAGSDAESIHRDRYLAAERLYLKEVDPLPRMDAVVDNRDFGRPRLITANSA from the coding sequence ATGAATTCGCACAGGACGGCACCAGTCCACCACTCCCCCTCCTCCTGGCAACAGCCCTGCCCACAGCCCGCGTCGGCGGAGCGCACGGCTCTGGTGAAGACCCTGGCGAGCCGCATCCTGACTCTCGCCCCGGACCGCCTACTGGTGGGCGTCGACGGCTTCACAGCAGCGGGAAAGACGAGCTTCGGCCACGAACTGGGCGCCGAAATAGCCAAGTCGGGCCGCCCGGTGCTCCGAGCGACGCTGGACGACTTCAAGAACCCCTGGAAAGACCGCCACTTGTACGACCGGGAGTCCGGCGAGGGCTACTACCGCAACGCCTACGCGTACGAAACGGCCAAGCGCCTCCTACTGGACCCGGCCCGCTCCCCGGGGTCGACATCCTGCGCCCTCTGCTCCATTGACCCGCTGACCCAACAGGACCATTCGGCGCGAATGACCCCGCTCACCCCGGACTCGGTACTGATCGTGGACGGCGTGTTCGCGTTCCGCCCGGAGATCGACGCGTACTGGGACTTCCGCATCTGGCTGGACGTGGACGCCGAACTCTCCGTAAGCCGGGGCGCGGAACGCGACCAGAACTGGGCGGGCTCGGACGCGGAGTCGATCCACCGCGACCGCTACTTGGCGGCCGAGCGCCTGTACCTGAAGGAGGTGGACCCGCTGCCGAGGATGGACGCGGTGGTGGACAACAGGGACTTCGGCCGACCGCGCCTGATCACGGCCAACTCTGCTTAG
- a CDS encoding VOC family protein, whose protein sequence is MTTLPPPRPTLTLSSTVIEAPDAAELADFYRRLLGWEPVQEEPDWVKLLPPGGGSGLGFQTSKPYVPPVWPASPGDQLMMLHLDFEVTDLEAGVAHAVAEGATPAEFQPQHDVRVLFDPVGHPFCLFVTDQVPGETPAISPEWVAEQARDIRAQDRVTAADAVDPNRRETAGEPDVAS, encoded by the coding sequence GTGACCACCCTCCCCCCGCCGCGACCGACCCTGACCCTGTCCAGCACGGTGATCGAAGCCCCGGACGCGGCGGAGCTGGCGGACTTCTACCGCCGCCTGCTGGGGTGGGAGCCGGTGCAGGAGGAGCCCGACTGGGTGAAGCTCCTGCCACCGGGCGGCGGCTCGGGCCTGGGCTTCCAGACCTCGAAGCCGTACGTGCCCCCGGTCTGGCCCGCCTCCCCCGGCGACCAGCTGATGATGCTGCACCTGGACTTCGAGGTGACGGACCTGGAGGCGGGCGTGGCCCACGCGGTGGCGGAGGGCGCGACACCGGCGGAGTTCCAGCCGCAGCACGACGTACGGGTGCTGTTCGACCCGGTGGGCCACCCGTTCTGCCTGTTCGTGACCGACCAGGTCCCGGGCGAGACACCGGCGATCAGCCCGGAGTGGGTGGCGGAGCAGGCCCGGGACATCAGGGCCCAGGACCGGGTGACGGCGGCGGACGCGGTGGACCCGAACCGCCGGGAGACGGCGGGGGAGCCGGACGTGGCGTCGTAG
- a CDS encoding citrate synthase 2 → MSDFVPGLEGVVAFETEIAEPDKEGGSLRYRGVDIEDLVGHVSFGNVWGLLVDGAFNPGLPPAEPFPIPVHSGDIRVDVQSALAMLAPVWGLKPLLDIDEATARDDLARAAVMALSYVAQSARGQGRPMVPQSEIDKAQSVVERFMIRWRGEPDPKHVKAVDAYWTSAAEHGMNASTFTARVIASTGADVAAALSGAVGAMSGPLHGGAPSRVLGMIEEIERTGDATAYVKGALDRGERLMGFGHRVYRAEDPRARVLRRTARELAAPRFEVAEALEKAALEELHNRRPDRVLATNVEFWAAIVLDFAEVPAHMFTSMFTCARTAGWSAHILEQKRTGRLVRPSATYVGPGTRNPREIEGYADIADLAG, encoded by the coding sequence ATGTCCGACTTCGTACCCGGTCTTGAGGGAGTCGTCGCGTTCGAAACGGAGATCGCCGAACCGGACAAGGAAGGTGGTTCGCTCCGCTACCGCGGGGTCGACATCGAGGATCTGGTCGGCCATGTCTCCTTCGGCAATGTCTGGGGCCTGCTGGTGGACGGGGCGTTCAACCCCGGGCTGCCGCCGGCCGAGCCGTTCCCGATCCCGGTGCACTCGGGTGACATCCGGGTCGATGTGCAGTCCGCGCTGGCGATGCTCGCCCCCGTGTGGGGTCTGAAGCCGCTGCTGGACATCGACGAGGCGACGGCCCGGGACGACCTGGCGCGGGCGGCGGTGATGGCGCTGTCGTACGTGGCCCAGTCGGCGCGTGGCCAGGGGCGGCCGATGGTGCCGCAGAGCGAGATCGACAAGGCGCAGTCGGTCGTGGAGCGGTTCATGATCCGCTGGCGCGGCGAGCCGGACCCGAAGCACGTCAAGGCGGTGGACGCGTACTGGACGTCGGCGGCCGAGCACGGAATGAACGCCTCCACCTTCACGGCCCGGGTCATCGCCTCGACGGGCGCGGACGTCGCGGCCGCGCTCTCCGGCGCGGTGGGCGCGATGTCGGGCCCGCTGCACGGCGGCGCCCCCTCGCGGGTCCTCGGCATGATCGAGGAGATCGAACGTACGGGGGACGCCACGGCGTATGTGAAGGGCGCCCTGGACCGGGGCGAGCGCCTGATGGGCTTCGGCCACCGCGTCTACCGTGCGGAGGACCCGCGCGCCCGCGTCCTGCGCCGCACGGCCCGCGAGCTGGCGGCGCCGCGCTTCGAGGTGGCGGAGGCGCTGGAGAAGGCGGCCTTGGAGGAGCTGCACAACCGCCGCCCGGACCGCGTCCTGGCGACGAACGTCGAGTTCTGGGCGGCGATCGTGCTGGACTTCGCGGAGGTCCCGGCGCACATGTTCACGTCGATGTTCACGTGCGCCCGTACGGCGGGCTGGTCGGCGCACATCCTGGAGCAGAAGCGCACGGGCCGCCTGGTCCGCCCGTCGGCGACGTACGTGGGCCCCGGCACGCGGAACCCGCGCGAGATCGAGGGATACGCCGACATCGCGGACCTCGCGGGGTGA
- the pdxH gene encoding pyridoxamine 5'-phosphate oxidase, which yields MREQYRSEDFTESDLSPGPMDQFARWFRQVAVGGVLHEPNAMVVSTATPDGRPSSRTVLLKQYDDRGFVFFTNYHSRKGRELAANPYVSLLFPWHPMARQVIVTGTASRVSREETVGYFRTRPHGSQLGAWASDQSAVVSSRDELVKRYEELAARYPEGEKVPAPPNWGGFRVVPETIEFWQGHGNRLHDRLRYVREDDGSWRVERLCP from the coding sequence ATGCGCGAGCAGTACCGCTCGGAGGACTTCACCGAGTCCGACCTCAGCCCCGGCCCGATGGACCAGTTCGCCCGCTGGTTCCGCCAGGTCGCCGTCGGCGGCGTGCTCCACGAGCCCAACGCGATGGTCGTCTCCACCGCCACCCCGGACGGCCGCCCCTCCTCGCGTACGGTCCTGCTGAAGCAGTACGACGACCGGGGCTTCGTCTTCTTCACCAACTACCACTCCCGCAAGGGCCGCGAGCTGGCCGCCAACCCGTACGTCTCGCTGCTCTTCCCCTGGCACCCCATGGCCCGCCAGGTGATCGTCACCGGCACCGCCTCCCGCGTCTCCCGCGAGGAGACCGTCGGCTACTTCCGGACCCGGCCGCACGGCTCCCAGCTCGGCGCCTGGGCCAGTGACCAGTCCGCCGTGGTCTCCTCCCGCGACGAGCTCGTCAAGCGGTACGAGGAGCTGGCCGCGCGCTACCCGGAGGGCGAGAAGGTGCCCGCCCCGCCGAACTGGGGCGGCTTCCGCGTGGTCCCGGAGACCATCGAGTTCTGGCAGGGGCACGGGAACCGGCTGCACGACCGGCTGCGGTACGTCAGGGAGGACGACGGTTCCTGGCGGGTGGAGCGGCTCTGCCCCTGA
- a CDS encoding PAS domain-containing protein: protein MGASRSSGTTDALGPDEGAGGGRGEPLRPGPPAAGEDERDGGSPGAELLAALLDGMDAALCAFDAGGVVTHWNREAERILGWSAQEAVGRTGFAGWAVRRADAHEVQGRLMAAMDAPGRQVHEFALLRKDGSRVLVRTQSARVLGADGKPAGVYCAFSEVHAQIDLERAIALSEALLEDASWGVVLVDVDLRPTVVNAYASRALGGGRTTLLGRPLGELVVQGVEELEAALQHVLAEGAPGPPAELWVTLRTAEGERRRCWRSGFLRLASPLTEEPVPLGVGWMFRDVTARKLAQQEADRLRFRAGQLHRAARTVSECEDPMEAATSLLDFALAGFADHVLLDLTEEAPVASALAESGERLVRTAATPADTPGPCLLVAGGAIPVRYGPGHPALQAAERTGSVRTSAGAGDDGGAAAWAAERRWPRDAAHALCTVLRSRGRTLGVLTFLRAANRAAFERPDTAYAETVAARVAGAVDLAQTLRRAAT from the coding sequence GTGGGTGCTTCCAGGAGCAGCGGGACCACCGACGCGCTCGGACCGGACGAAGGGGCCGGCGGCGGAAGGGGCGAGCCCCTGCGCCCCGGGCCGCCCGCCGCCGGGGAGGACGAGCGCGACGGCGGCAGCCCCGGGGCCGAGCTGCTCGCCGCCCTCCTCGACGGCATGGACGCGGCCCTCTGCGCCTTCGACGCGGGCGGTGTGGTCACCCACTGGAACCGCGAGGCCGAGCGCATCCTCGGCTGGTCCGCCCAGGAGGCCGTGGGGCGTACGGGCTTCGCCGGGTGGGCGGTGCGCCGGGCCGACGCGCACGAGGTGCAGGGGCGGCTCATGGCCGCCATGGACGCGCCGGGACGCCAGGTCCACGAGTTCGCGCTGCTGCGCAAGGACGGCAGCCGGGTCCTGGTGCGCACCCAGTCCGCCCGGGTGCTGGGCGCCGACGGCAAGCCGGCCGGGGTGTACTGCGCGTTCAGCGAGGTGCACGCCCAGATCGACCTGGAGCGGGCCATCGCGCTGAGCGAGGCGCTGCTGGAGGACGCGTCCTGGGGCGTGGTGCTCGTCGACGTCGACCTCCGCCCGACCGTCGTCAACGCCTACGCCTCCCGCGCGCTCGGCGGCGGCCGCACCACGCTCCTCGGCCGGCCGCTCGGCGAGCTGGTGGTCCAGGGCGTCGAGGAGCTGGAGGCGGCCTTGCAGCATGTGCTCGCCGAAGGCGCCCCGGGGCCGCCGGCCGAGTTGTGGGTGACCTTGCGTACGGCGGAGGGCGAGCGGCGGCGGTGCTGGCGAAGCGGGTTCCTGCGGCTGGCCTCACCGCTGACGGAGGAGCCGGTTCCGCTCGGGGTGGGGTGGATGTTCCGGGACGTGACGGCCAGGAAGCTCGCGCAGCAGGAGGCGGACCGGCTGCGGTTCCGGGCGGGTCAGCTGCACAGGGCGGCGCGTACGGTCTCCGAGTGCGAGGACCCGATGGAGGCGGCGACCTCCCTCCTCGACTTCGCGCTGGCCGGCTTCGCCGACCACGTACTCCTCGATCTCACCGAGGAAGCGCCGGTGGCGTCCGCCCTGGCGGAGAGCGGCGAGCGCCTGGTGCGTACGGCCGCGACGCCCGCCGACACGCCCGGCCCCTGCCTGCTGGTGGCGGGCGGCGCGATCCCCGTCCGGTACGGCCCAGGGCACCCCGCCCTCCAGGCCGCCGAGCGCACCGGATCGGTCCGTACGAGCGCGGGCGCCGGGGACGACGGCGGGGCGGCGGCCTGGGCGGCGGAGCGGCGCTGGCCCCGGGACGCGGCCCACGCCCTGTGCACGGTGCTGCGGAGCCGGGGGCGGACGCTGGGCGTGCTGACGTTCCTCCGCGCGGCGAACCGGGCCGCCTTCGAACGTCCGGACACGGCGTACGCCGAGACGGTGGCGGCCCGGGTCGCGGGCGCCGTCGACCTGGCGCAGACGCTGCGGCGGGCGGCCACCTGA
- a CDS encoding DUF4157 domain-containing protein, producing the protein MRRTEQSKAEAPGPVRPPAVRPVTAGSQEEGALSALQRSAGNAAVVDILRRAQHGPACDHEGGHGQEDAAVQRSAASGGPGVQRSAVPGVLRSPGRPLDDRTRADMESRMGADFSDVRIHDNAAARASAAEVGARAYTSGHHVVLGRGGADPHTLAHELTHVIQQRQGPVAGTDNGSGLSVSDPSDRFERAAEANAARVMRAPVQRTEAAGEHGDAAQHGPEQHTHRYAADGMPVQRAPGDTIGAGIAQGVQPYATQLDELAAAIGTTRLNVLNALLDPAYDPMGAHGIAPEILDSNLKDPLEYASCFPTAHALFPVLTDPAAALPTEGPNPQQAADVPEFQAAVRTLTDALRHAWDHGVESVFRIEYAGHGFTLVIRKAGEGSAHVELIESLAHAAGILPSLERPGRDIAAVTQALTMMASANTADRVAGAQELGWNAQALYLGDPQPGEQEHFPQTRMKWWAQPLSPQAGGNWTASFIQRLNFVAQTYGTTQVT; encoded by the coding sequence ATGCGCCGTACAGAGCAGAGCAAGGCCGAGGCCCCCGGACCCGTCCGCCCGCCGGCGGTCCGGCCGGTGACGGCCGGCTCCCAGGAGGAGGGCGCCCTGTCCGCCCTCCAGCGCAGTGCGGGCAACGCCGCCGTCGTGGACATCCTGCGCCGGGCCCAGCACGGCCCCGCCTGCGACCACGAGGGCGGACACGGCCAGGAGGACGCGGCGGTCCAGCGCTCCGCCGCCTCCGGCGGGCCCGGTGTGCAGCGTTCGGCGGTGCCCGGTGTCCTGCGTTCCCCCGGCCGCCCCCTCGACGACCGTACGCGCGCCGACATGGAGTCCCGGATGGGCGCGGACTTCTCCGACGTACGCATCCACGACAACGCCGCGGCCCGGGCGTCCGCCGCCGAGGTCGGGGCCCGCGCCTACACCAGCGGCCACCATGTCGTCCTGGGCCGGGGCGGCGCCGATCCGCACACGCTGGCCCACGAGTTGACGCACGTCATCCAGCAGCGGCAGGGGCCCGTGGCGGGCACGGACAACGGTTCGGGGCTCTCGGTCTCCGACCCGTCGGACCGGTTCGAGCGGGCGGCGGAGGCCAACGCGGCGCGGGTGATGCGGGCCCCGGTGCAACGTACCGAGGCGGCCGGGGAACACGGCGATGCGGCGCAGCACGGCCCGGAGCAGCACACGCACCGGTACGCGGCGGACGGCATGCCGGTGCAACGGGCCCCAGGGGACACCATCGGTGCGGGCATCGCGCAGGGCGTCCAGCCCTACGCGACCCAACTCGACGAACTCGCGGCTGCCATCGGCACCACCCGGCTGAACGTCCTGAACGCCCTTCTCGACCCGGCGTACGACCCCATGGGGGCGCACGGCATCGCCCCGGAGATCCTCGACTCCAACCTCAAGGATCCGCTGGAGTACGCCTCCTGCTTCCCCACGGCCCACGCCCTCTTCCCCGTCCTGACCGACCCTGCGGCGGCTCTGCCCACGGAGGGACCCAACCCGCAACAGGCCGCAGACGTACCGGAGTTCCAGGCGGCCGTGCGGACCCTGACCGACGCGCTCCGCCATGCCTGGGACCACGGGGTGGAGTCGGTGTTCCGGATCGAGTACGCGGGCCACGGCTTCACCCTGGTGATCCGGAAGGCGGGGGAAGGCTCCGCCCATGTCGAGCTGATCGAGAGCCTGGCCCACGCCGCGGGCATCCTCCCGTCCCTGGAGCGGCCGGGCAGGGACATCGCCGCCGTCACCCAGGCCCTCACCATGATGGCCTCCGCCAACACGGCGGATCGCGTGGCCGGAGCACAAGAGCTCGGCTGGAACGCGCAGGCGCTGTATCTCGGGGACCCGCAGCCGGGCGAGCAGGAGCACTTCCCCCAGACCCGCATGAAGTGGTGGGCCCAGCCCCTGTCGCCGCAGGCAGGCGGCAACTGGACGGCCAGTTTCATCCAGCGGCTCAATTTCGTCGCGCAGACGTACGGGACCACGCAGGTGACCTGA